A segment of the Halovivax limisalsi genome:
CTGCGAACCGAGCGAAAACGCGCCGCGGCGGCGAAGGGAGCGTCGGCGAAGTCCCGACCGAAATCGACGTCGGCGTACGCCGGGTTCTCGCCGGCGAGTTCCGGGTAACGATCGGGGTACTCGTTCCAGGGGAAACTCCCGCCGTCGATGACGACGCCGCCGATCGTCGTCCCGTGGCCGTGAATCCACTTCGTCGTCGAGGACCAGACGACGTCCGCGCCGTGTTCGAGCGGTCGACAGAGCGCCGGCGTGGCGAACGTGTTGTCGACGACCAGCGGGACGCCCCGATCGTGGGCGATCGCGGCGAGTTCTTCGAAGTCCGGTGTGACGAGCGAGGGGTTGCCGACGGTCTCGACGTGGACGAACGCCGTGTCCGCGTCGATCGCCTCGGCGTAGGAGTCGGGTTCGAGCGTCGGGACGAACCGGGCCTCGATGCCCCGGCGCGACGCCGTCGAGCGGAAGTACGCGGTCGTGCCGCCGTAGGTGTCGCTCGAGACGACGACGTTGTCGCCGTGTTCGGCCAGCGGGAGCGTGATGGCGTCGAGCGCTGCCATGCCGCTGCCGGTCGCGACGGCGCCCGCGCCGCCGGCGAGGCCGGCCAGTCGGTCTTCGAGCGCCCGGACGGTCGGGTTGCTGATCCGCGAGTAGATGTGGTCCTCGCGCTCGAGGGCGTACCGCGCGGCGGCGTCGGCCGCGTCGTCGAACGTGTAGGAGGTCGTCTGGTAGAGCGGCAGCGCCGCGGCGCCCGTGTTCGAATCGCCGTCGTACCCCCCGTGAACGCTCCGCGTGGCCAGTCCTGGACCGCCAGTCTCCCCGCGCGTTCCGTCGGCGTCGGTCATATCTGTGGATTATATATCCGTCTACATTTATGCCCGAGAGTAACGGCAAAAGCCGCCTGGCTAGCTATCACATCACACGCGTCGCGAACGGCGCGCCGACCGATCGCGGAGCGGTGACGAATCAAGCGCCGAGGCCGTCGGCGTGCGAACCCCGGCTGTCAGTGGCCAAAATGGACGACTTGATAGGCGCAGGGCGACAACGAGCGGGCGTGACCCGAACCGGTCGCGTCCGCGCGGTGCTCGCCGCCGTCGTCTTCACCGTCCTCTTCTCGCAGTTGCTCCTCTACCCGGGGATCGCGGACCTCGTGACGGAGCTCGGTGCCGAGCCCGGTACCTCGACCGAGGGCTCGGTCTCGCCGCAGCTCGACGCGAGCATGTGGTTCCTCGTCGCGGAGTTCGCCGGCTACGTCGCGTTCGTCGGCGTCTGGGGCGTCGCGAGCGACGCGGCGGGGCGGCGTACCCCCTTCGTCGTGGGGGCGGCCCTCGCGGGGGCGGCCGGCTACGCGGCCCTCGCACTGGTCCCGACGATCGGGTCGATCCCCTTCGGCGGCGTCCTCCTCTTGCGGGTCTTTCAGGGTGCGATGACGATCGGCGCGTTCTCGCTGACGATGACGATGCTGATGGACCTCGAGGGTGGCCACGGGACGAACATGGGCGCCGCCGGCATCGCAATCGGGCTCGGGGCGGCGCTGGGCGCCCCGATCGGCGGGCGACTGACCGCCGTCGATCCGGTGGCCCCGCTGGTCGCCGCCGCAACCTTGCTGACGGTCGTCGGCGGCCTCGTGACGACCGTGCCCGATCGCGCGCCGTCGTCGACGCGGGCCTGGCGGGCCATCATCCGGAGCGTTCGCGAGCGGCCGATCCTGACGCTGCCGTACGCCTTCGGCTTCGTCGATCGCATGACCGCGGGTTTCTTCGCCCTCGTCGGGACGCTGTACTTCCAGTCTGCCTTCGGCCTCGACCCCGCCGCGACCGGCCTCATGCTCGCCTGTTTCTTCGCGCCCTTCGCCCTCCTGCAGTACCCGATGGGCATCCTCTCGGATCGCATCGGCCGGACGATCCCGATCGTCGTCGGCTCGATCTGCTTCGGCGCGGGCATCCTGGCCGTCGGCGCGGCGCCGTCGGTCGCGACGGCCGCCGTCGCCATGGTTGGGGTGGGGGTCCTCGGGGCGCTGGTCTCCCCGGCGACGATGGCGCTCGTGACGGACCTGGCCGCCGCCGACGAGCGCGGCGTCGCCATGGGCGGGTTCAACCTCGCCGGCAGCCTCGGCTTCCTGGCCGGCTTCGTCGTCGGCGGCACGGTCGCCGGGTGGTGGGGCTACGACGCGGCCTTCGTGGTCGTCGGCGGCACGGAGATCGCCATCGCCCTCGTCGCGGTGCCGCTGTTCCTGCGATTGTCGACGGAGACGGAGGGGCTCTCCTCGCCGCAGTCGTGAGTCGTCCTCCACTCGGATCCCCCATGCGTTCCAGTGGCGGACACCCGTCGAAGTCGGCGCGACCGCGGTGCGATAATCGTCAACTCCGCAAGGGCCATACGCCGGGAGCGTGGAACCGAAGGCAGGTGCCTCCCGTGACCGACCACCGCGAGTATACCGGCGACTATCCCGACAAGACGCTGTACATCCCCGGCCCGACCGAAGTGCGCGAGGACGTCCTCGAGGCGATGTGTGAACCCCAGTTCGGCCACCGCATGGACCGGATGACGGACCTCTACACGACGGTCGTCGAGGACACGAAGGACTTCCTCGACACCGACCACCACGCCATCGTCCTCACCGCCTCGGGGACGGCCTTCATGGAGAGTGCGATCCAGAACCTCGTCGACGAGCACGTCCTCTGTACGACCTGCGGGAGTTTCTCCGAGCGCCAGGCGAACGTCGCCGAACGGCTCGGCAAATCGGTCGACACCCTGGAGTACGAGTGGGGGGCCGCGGTCAAACCCGAGGACGTCCGCGAGCACCTCGAAACGAGCGAGATCGACTACGACGTCGTCACCTGCGTGCTGAACGAGAGTTCGACCGGGGTGCGAAACCCGGTCGAAGAGATCGGCGACGTCGTGTCCGACTACCCGGATACCTACTTCGTCGTCGACGCCGTCTCCGCGCTGGGCGGCGATTACGTCGACATCGACGCCCACGGGATCGACGTCATCTTCACCTCCGTCCAGAAGGCCTTCGCGATGCCGCCCGGACTCGCGGTCTGCGTCGTCAGCGACGCGGCCTACGAGCGCGAGGTCGAATCCGAGTCGGCCGCGTGGTACGGCGGCTTCCAGCGCACGATCGACTACTACGAGCGCAAGGGCCAGACCCACTCGACGCCCGCCATCCCGATCATGCTCGCCTACCGCGAACAGATGAAACACATGCTCGAGGAGGGCCACGCTGCCCGCGACGAGCGCCACCGCGAGATGGCCGCGTACACCCAGGAGTGGGCGCGAGAGCACTTCGACGTGTTCCCCGAGGCGGGCTACGAGTCCCAGACGGTGAGCTGCATCGAAAACACCCGCGACATCGACGTCGCCGCGACCATCGAGGCCGTCTCCCAGGAGTACGACATGGTCTTCGCGAACGGCTACGGCTCGGCGCTCGGCGAACGGACGTTCCGCATCGGGCACATGGGCGAACACGACGTAGAGTCGATCAAGGCGTTGACGGACGCGATCGAGGACGTGGCGGGGCTGTAGCCCGTCGTTTCAAGTGGCGGGAAGGCGTCGGACCGGGCACAGCCCCGCCGATCCATGAAATTTCCGACCCCCGATCCGACGGAGTACGGAACGACGATTCTGGTCGTATTGGCCACGCTCGCCGTCCTCGAGTACGTCGGCCTCTTTTCCGAGGGGAGCGGAACCGTCGACGTGCCCTATCTCGTCGGCGTGGGACTGTTGTTGCCGGTCGCGATGTACCTCATCTCGCTGACCGGAGCGAACGTCGCGTGGATTCCCGAGTGGAACGAACTCAATCGAGAGTAACGACGGCGCCGGAGCCGGTTTCGCCCGCATCGGGCCGTAATCGCCGCTCTCGACCGAGCGCGAGATGGGAAGTGTTTATTGCGTGTACTCTAATCGGCGGGACGAATGGAGATCGTGCATTGGGTGGGTGACGACGAGCGGCGCGTCGAGGTGTCTGCCGCCGTCGTCGCGAACCTGGTCCCGCTCGTCGGCGTCCTGGCGTTCGGCTGGCGGGCGGCGACGCTCGTGGCCGTCTACTGGTTCGAACTCGCGGTCGTGGGCTTCTGGGGGCTCGTCCGGGCGCTGTTCGCCGGTCAGCCGTCGGAATTCGATCGCAACGGTCTGGTCGTCGGAGTGCTCGCGGATCGGTCGGCCGCGCTTTCCCTCCCGTGGACCGGCGTCGGGATCCAGCTCTCGACGCTCCCGGTACTCGTCGTCCTCGGGCCGATGGTCGCCGCGATCTGGTTCGTGACGGGAGCCGTCACCGTCGGCCCGCTCGGGGACCGCGCGCTCGATCCGTCCGCCATCACGACGGTGACGTACGCAATCATGGCCATGTTCAGTATCGAGGGTGGTCGAACGGGGCTCGAGTACTTCTACCGCGGAGGCTATCGCGAGCACAGTGCCCAGACGGCGATCCAACCCATTTTCCTGCGCTGCTGCGTGTTGCTTTTCGTCGGGATGGGGACGTCGGTCTTCGCCGCTACGGCCGATCCGACGGTCGCTCGCGGTGAGTCGCTCTCTGCAGTCGATCCGTCGATCGCCGGCAGCGCGCTGGTGGTCAGTATCGTGCTCGTCAAGCTCGGAATCGATCTCGTCAGCGTCTACCGGGATCGATTGGCGACGTGGGGTGAATCACACGGCCTGGGTCACGTGACGGGTGCCGAATCGTCTGCGGGTAACGAGGACGACGCGGACGACGAGATCACCGCGATCGAAACCGTCCCGCGGACGGATATCCGAGTCCGACCGCCGATCAGAGCCCGGTTGCTCGCGACCGCGGCCCACCTCCGCCGGTTTCCCGGCGCGTGGTTCATCGGGGTCTTACTCGGCTTGGGGGCGCTCCTGTTCGCCACGGGCAGGGCCTGGACGATCGTGGCCGGACTCGCCGTCCTGTCGGTGTTCGTCCCGCTCCTCTTGCTCCACCTCGATTACTGGCTGCGCTACGGGGGCGTCGAGTATCGTGTCGACGACGATTCGGTCCTCGCGTACGACCGTCTGTTCGACGATCCGCTGTGGCGCGTCGCGGCGTGGGACGAACGCGATGTCCGCGTCGAACGCGATCGGCTGGACCGGCTCTTCGGGACGGAGACGGTCGTGATCGAACTCGCCGATCGAGAACTTCGCTTGCCCGGGCTCCGGGACGCGACGCCGATCCTCGACGTCTTCGCCCATCGCCGTCCGGCACAGGAGGCCGCATCGGCGACCACCTGACGGCTGCGATCGGTCGGCTCCGACTATCGCCACCAAAAAACTGCGGATACCGTTCGCCCGACGCCGATCAGCCCGCGTAGGAACTCTCGCCGACGACGCTGACGAACTCGCCGCGACCGGTCGCGGTCGACGCGTCGAACTCCGTGATGCGCACCCGGACTTGCACGTCGACGTGCTCCGGCCCGACGCCCTCGACGTAGAGGCGCGTGTCGCCGATGTCCGCGACGCCGACGCCCTCGGAGCCGGCGGCCGTTTCGGTCGCGGCTTCGTCTCCCGCCGCTGCCGCGGCGCCCGAGCCAGCACCGTCACCGTCCACGGCGTGTTTCTCGTAGCGATGGAGGAAGACGTTCACCTCGTCGCCTACGGTGAGCGAGGGCGTCGACGTTCGGAACGTCCAGCCGGCGAAGTACTTCTCGAAGAGGCTCATACCCTGGACACCTCCGTGGATTCGCGATCGATGGTGTACTCGCGGCCGAAGCCGGTAATCGCCGCGAGGACGAACACCGTCACCAGCAGCCAGCCGTGGAAGACGAAGGGGACGACCTCGACCGGGTTGACGACCATCGCATCGGTGAAGAACCCGAATTCCTGGGTGAGGTCCTGCATCGACGTGTACCCAACGAGGACCCCGCCGGACCACGGGAAGATGTAGCCGAGCGCGGAGGTCTGTGCGTCGAGAATGTTCGCTCGGCGATAGCCGTTGATGTTGAAGCGCTCGCCGACCTTCGAAATGTAGGGGCCGATCGCGACCTCGGCGGCGGTGTTGATCGTGATCGTGGCGTTGATCAGCGCCGCCGAGCCGACCATCGTCAACTCGGCGTTGCGAACGTTCGTCGCCAGGCTGTCGAGCGACCAGTCGAGGACCGCCTGAAATGCGCCGCCGCGGATCATGATCTGGGCCGCGGCGATGATGAACAGGACCAGAATCGAGAGCGTGAAGAAGCCGGCCGCTCCCTCGACGAGGCTACCGGTGATGGCGGGATCCTGCGCGTCCGGAATAATCTCGACGAACGGCAGTCTCGAGAGGAGGTCGGCCTCGGCGACCGGCAGCCACTCGAGCAAGTCGATCACGGGGGCGTCGGCGGGGGCCTCGAAGTTCACGATGGCGCTCACGGACGTGAGACCGAGGGCGAGGTTCGCGACGATGGCGACGACAATTCCCCAGGAGATGGCCTCGATGATGTGGCGACCGGCCACGGCCATCACGATCACAACCCCCATCGAGAGCAGGTGGACCAGGCCGATCGCGTTCGTCGCATCGTCCAGAATCGCCGCCGGGTCACCGGCGACGGTCGCACCGCTCATCATCGAGCCCGCGACGACGTAGCCCGCGAACGCGACGAGCGCGGCGACGATGGCGTACTTGAATCGCGAGGCGACGACGCCACCGATGTCCGAATCCTGCGTGACGGCGCTGACGATCGTCGTGTCGCTCACGGGGGCGAGGTTGTCGCCGAAGATGGCACCCGAGAGGATCGCGCCGAACAGGAGGACGGGGTTGGCACCGAGGACGAGGCCGGCGGGGAAGAACAGCGTGACGAACGCGATCGTCGTCCCGTAACCCGTCCCGATGCCCGTCGCGAGTAACGCGGCGAGAACGAACGTGATCGCGGGGACCAGCGCGCCCGTCACGCCGGCCACGTCGGCGAACCAGAGCAGTCCGCCGACGAACCCGCCTTCCTGCAACGTCTCTGCGAACATGCCCGCCCAGATCCAGGCGACGATCGCCGTCACGGCGACCGGCTGGGTCATCCCCTCGAAGATCGTACTCGCGTACTCGCGCCAGGACCCCTTCACGAAGAACATCCCGACGATCAGCCCGATCAGGATGCCGAGGACGAGTCCGCGCTCGCTCGAAATTCGCAGGAATGCGGTCTGGAAGATCGCCCACACGATGAAGAAGGCGATCGGCAGGGCGCTCATGCCGCGACCGCCGTAGAAGTCGATCGTCAGTTCACCGCTCGATTCGCCCAGGTCCCCCGCTAGTTCCTCCGTCTGTTTCGCCGGGTCGTCTTCGTTCACGGTGTGACCACGATAGTGACAATACCCAACGGTATACATATATCCTTGGTACTGTTTACTTTCAACAATTATCGGGTACTGCGGACGAAACGTCGCGGGAATACGGGTAATCCGCGCGACCAGAGACGGAATACAATCTAATTTTCACACCGCTACAGCTTCGACGACGTTCGTTCCGCAGTGGCATCGATATCCCCACTGCCGGCTCGACTCGCAATCGCTCTTCGCGAGCGACTTTTCCGAGGTCGCGGCTGCGCCGCGCCCGCAGAGAAATAGTTCTGCTTTATTGAATGTGGCCTTCCCGTCGGAGCTGGTCGGCCTCTGACTTCTCGTAGCGCCAGGTGATGTCGGCCTTCTCGTCCTGCCAGTCCCACGGGGAGACGAGCACGACGTCGTCCTCGCGGATCCAGATGCGCTTTTGCATCTTGCCCGGAATGCGGGCGGTTCGTTCCTTCCCGTCGGCACAGCGGACCGTGACTCGGTTGGCGCCGAGCATGTCCGTGACGGTCGCGAACACCTCGTCGTCGTCGGGCATCCGGAGGTTCGTGCGACCACCCTCCTCGTCACTCATACGCGCCGGTTCGGACTGGAACGGTTTAACTTTTGCAGGATGCGCCGCGGTCTGCAAGGGGGACCGACGCCCACTGCAGCACCCCCGACGGCTGCCGGATGCCGGGACTCGTCCAGTTAGGTGGTGAGGCGAAACGCGAGGCTGTACATCCGGCCGGTGTCGATGCCGTCACCCAGTTCGTCGCGCCGGCGCGTCACGTCCGCCTCGAGCGCCTCGGCCAGCGGGCCGTCGAGTCGCGCCGCCGACTCCCGGGCGAGGTCGGCGTGGGCGTCCAGCAGGTCGGCCGTCCACGGGACCGGTTCGAGCAGCGATCGCTCGCGCTCGAAGCGCCACCCGCGCGCCTCGAAACACGCCCGGAGGTGGGCGGCGGGGTAGAACGTGAGCGCCGGCGCCCCGTCCGCGAGCTCCGCGGCCGCGTTTTCCGCCGCGAAGAGCCCGCGCAGTCCGTCGTGGGGGATCGAGTCGTAGTCGTCGACGACCAGCCGGGCGCCGGGCCGGGCGACCCGGGTGAGTTCGTCGGCGATCGCGGGGACGATCGCGGGGGTGAGAACGTTGAACAAGGCGTGTGCGGTGACGATCGAGACGCTGTCGTCGGACAGCGGCGTCGATCGCAGGTCGGCTTCCAGCACGGCGGGCCGCTCGCTCTCGAATCGATCGCGGACGCCGGCGGCGTGGTCGCGATCGTCGGTGACGGCGACCACAGCGCCGGCCCCCGCCTCGCGGAGCGCGGCGGTCATGTTGCCGGCGCCCGCCCCGGCCTCGAGACACCGGGCCCCTGCGACCGGCACGTCTTCGATCGCCCGTTCGACGGTGGACGTCGGTGCCATGGCGTCTCTCGCGACGGGAACCCGGTAGCCGTTTCGGTTCCGGACGAGCCGGGATCCGATCGACACCCGACCCATTCCGGGTCACCCGCCGTGAAGAATCAGCGTCTTTATTCGTCCGGCCCGGTCACTCGGCGTATGATCGACAAGCTCGGAACGAGCGGCCTCGCCGGAATCGTCCTGTTGCTGGCCGGTCTCGCCGTTATCGCGTACTACCACTGGCAAGTCGCCGTCGGCCTGGCGCTCGTGCTCGTCGGAATCGCCCTGATCGCGAAGGGGTTGATCTCGTCGGTGATGCGCTCGTTCGGGATGTTCTAGGCGAGCGCCCGGGAGTCGACGACGCCCGGTCCCGGTGTCGCCGGCGATCACGCCTCGTTGTCGCCGGCGCGGTGCTCGCTGATGACCCGGTCGACCATCGAAGCCGTCTTCGAGCGCTCCCGTTCGCGGGCGCGGTCGTGCCAGTCGTCGATGGCGTCCTCGACGTCGCCCTCGCGGGCGACCGCGAGTTCGTCCACCTCCTGCATCGCGACGTCGTCGGCCGGCGCGACCGGGACGTCGGCCTCGAAGAGGACCCGATCCGCGACGTCCGAGAGGCCGCCGTCTTTGAGGACGACCCGCGGCTCGTGCGCGACCAGCCGCTCCGCCGTCGAGCGGCCGGCGCCGCTCGCGTCCCGGAGGTAGACGACGTCGTTCGGGGCGAGGCCGTAGGCCTCGTCGGCCTCGCGGATGGCGTCGCGCGTGAATTTCTCGATCACTTTTACGGGGACCAGCCCCGCCTTCTTCGCGGAGACGTCGGCGAAGTTCGAGTGGTCGAGCTTCCAGAGGGCCTTCATCCGCTCGACCTTCCGCTCGAGGGCCGCAACTTCCTCTCGCGCCTCGTCGCGCTCGCGTTCGAGCTGGTTCGCGCGGCGTTCGAGCCGGGTCACCTCGCGGTCCTTTCGCACCTCGCGGCGCGTCTCGCTCCGGGCGGTCTCGAGTTCGGCCTCCAGCTCCTCGATCCGCTCGTCGCGATCCGCGAGTCGGCCCTTCAGCCGATCGACGTGG
Coding sequences within it:
- the eif1A gene encoding translation initiation factor eIF-1A — translated: MSDEEGGRTNLRMPDDDEVFATVTDMLGANRVTVRCADGKERTARIPGKMQKRIWIREDDVVLVSPWDWQDEKADITWRYEKSEADQLRREGHIQ
- a CDS encoding DUF7470 family protein, yielding MIDKLGTSGLAGIVLLLAGLAVIAYYHWQVAVGLALVLVGIALIAKGLISSVMRSFGMF
- a CDS encoding pyridoxal-phosphate-dependent aminotransferase family protein, whose translation is MTDHREYTGDYPDKTLYIPGPTEVREDVLEAMCEPQFGHRMDRMTDLYTTVVEDTKDFLDTDHHAIVLTASGTAFMESAIQNLVDEHVLCTTCGSFSERQANVAERLGKSVDTLEYEWGAAVKPEDVREHLETSEIDYDVVTCVLNESSTGVRNPVEEIGDVVSDYPDTYFVVDAVSALGGDYVDIDAHGIDVIFTSVQKAFAMPPGLAVCVVSDAAYEREVESESAAWYGGFQRTIDYYERKGQTHSTPAIPIMLAYREQMKHMLEEGHAARDERHREMAAYTQEWAREHFDVFPEAGYESQTVSCIENTRDIDVAATIEAVSQEYDMVFANGYGSALGERTFRIGHMGEHDVESIKALTDAIEDVAGL
- a CDS encoding MFS transporter encodes the protein MTRTGRVRAVLAAVVFTVLFSQLLLYPGIADLVTELGAEPGTSTEGSVSPQLDASMWFLVAEFAGYVAFVGVWGVASDAAGRRTPFVVGAALAGAAGYAALALVPTIGSIPFGGVLLLRVFQGAMTIGAFSLTMTMLMDLEGGHGTNMGAAGIAIGLGAALGAPIGGRLTAVDPVAPLVAAATLLTVVGGLVTTVPDRAPSSTRAWRAIIRSVRERPILTLPYAFGFVDRMTAGFFALVGTLYFQSAFGLDPAATGLMLACFFAPFALLQYPMGILSDRIGRTIPIVVGSICFGAGILAVGAAPSVATAAVAMVGVGVLGALVSPATMALVTDLAAADERGVAMGGFNLAGSLGFLAGFVVGGTVAGWWGYDAAFVVVGGTEIAIALVAVPLFLRLSTETEGLSSPQS
- a CDS encoding O-acetylhomoserine aminocarboxypropyltransferase/cysteine synthase family protein gives rise to the protein MTDADGTRGETGGPGLATRSVHGGYDGDSNTGAAALPLYQTTSYTFDDAADAAARYALEREDHIYSRISNPTVRALEDRLAGLAGGAGAVATGSGMAALDAITLPLAEHGDNVVVSSDTYGGTTAYFRSTASRRGIEARFVPTLEPDSYAEAIDADTAFVHVETVGNPSLVTPDFEELAAIAHDRGVPLVVDNTFATPALCRPLEHGADVVWSSTTKWIHGHGTTIGGVVIDGGSFPWNEYPDRYPELAGENPAYADVDFGRDFADAPFAAAARFRSVRSLGNGQSPFDAWQTAQGLETLPLRMERHCENAAVLADYLADHPDVAWVAYPGLESHATHENATRYLDDYGGMLAFGLAGADGGSGDRGGGGGTETGPTAFEAGKRFCESVELASFLANVGDAKTLVIHPASTTHGQLTPEERENAGVSADLVRVSVGLEDPADLLADFERAIDRATSASSRT
- a CDS encoding class I SAM-dependent methyltransferase, with protein sequence MAPTSTVERAIEDVPVAGARCLEAGAGAGNMTAALREAGAGAVVAVTDDRDHAAGVRDRFESERPAVLEADLRSTPLSDDSVSIVTAHALFNVLTPAIVPAIADELTRVARPGARLVVDDYDSIPHDGLRGLFAAENAAAELADGAPALTFYPAAHLRACFEARGWRFERERSLLEPVPWTADLLDAHADLARESAARLDGPLAEALEADVTRRRDELGDGIDTGRMYSLAFRLTT
- a CDS encoding DUF7513 family protein, producing the protein MSLFEKYFAGWTFRTSTPSLTVGDEVNVFLHRYEKHAVDGDGAGSGAAAAAGDEAATETAAGSEGVGVADIGDTRLYVEGVGPEHVDVQVRVRITEFDASTATGRGEFVSVVGESSYAG
- a CDS encoding DUF6498-containing protein, translated to MEIVHWVGDDERRVEVSAAVVANLVPLVGVLAFGWRAATLVAVYWFELAVVGFWGLVRALFAGQPSEFDRNGLVVGVLADRSAALSLPWTGVGIQLSTLPVLVVLGPMVAAIWFVTGAVTVGPLGDRALDPSAITTVTYAIMAMFSIEGGRTGLEYFYRGGYREHSAQTAIQPIFLRCCVLLFVGMGTSVFAATADPTVARGESLSAVDPSIAGSALVVSIVLVKLGIDLVSVYRDRLATWGESHGLGHVTGAESSAGNEDDADDEITAIETVPRTDIRVRPPIRARLLATAAHLRRFPGAWFIGVLLGLGALLFATGRAWTIVAGLAVLSVFVPLLLLHLDYWLRYGGVEYRVDDDSVLAYDRLFDDPLWRVAAWDERDVRVERDRLDRLFGTETVVIELADRELRLPGLRDATPILDVFAHRRPAQEAASATT
- a CDS encoding Na+/H+ antiporter NhaC family protein, giving the protein MSALPIAFFIVWAIFQTAFLRISSERGLVLGILIGLIVGMFFVKGSWREYASTIFEGMTQPVAVTAIVAWIWAGMFAETLQEGGFVGGLLWFADVAGVTGALVPAITFVLAALLATGIGTGYGTTIAFVTLFFPAGLVLGANPVLLFGAILSGAIFGDNLAPVSDTTIVSAVTQDSDIGGVVASRFKYAIVAALVAFAGYVVAGSMMSGATVAGDPAAILDDATNAIGLVHLLSMGVVIVMAVAGRHIIEAISWGIVVAIVANLALGLTSVSAIVNFEAPADAPVIDLLEWLPVAEADLLSRLPFVEIIPDAQDPAITGSLVEGAAGFFTLSILVLFIIAAAQIMIRGGAFQAVLDWSLDSLATNVRNAELTMVGSAALINATITINTAAEVAIGPYISKVGERFNINGYRRANILDAQTSALGYIFPWSGGVLVGYTSMQDLTQEFGFFTDAMVVNPVEVVPFVFHGWLLVTVFVLAAITGFGREYTIDRESTEVSRV